From a single Desulfonatronum thioautotrophicum genomic region:
- a CDS encoding UPF0175 family protein produces MPMTIEIPDDIMATVKFPPDRAREELLKEIAFSFYERKILSMGSARKLSGLDKWAFIDGLAARKIERHYSEEELLEDISYADGQ; encoded by the coding sequence ATGCCAATGACTATCGAAATACCCGACGACATCATGGCAACTGTAAAGTTTCCTCCTGATAGGGCCAGGGAGGAATTGCTGAAGGAAATAGCGTTTTCATTTTATGAACGAAAAATTCTTTCCATGGGCAGTGCGAGAAAGCTTTCAGGGCTTGACAAATGGGCCTTTATCGATGGACTCGCGGCAAGAAAGATCGAGCGACACTATAGTGAAGAAGAACTTCTCGAAGATATAAGTTATGCTGACGGTCAGTAA
- a CDS encoding glycine cleavage system protein R, which yields MSNSMEKMMIAVFGQDRPGIVARISGLLADMGCNIEDATQTILHGRFAGMFVTLPVQESLDREGILRALEEGFQGEELTFWVSSLEEATPTKPAQEATDPFVITTIGPDQLGLVAGVTGVLAHFGVNITALRANVRTEDVSQWVMIYEVDVPKALDRRRFREALYGKAQELDQRLSLQHRDIFETVHRV from the coding sequence ATGTCCAATTCCATGGAAAAAATGATGATTGCCGTGTTTGGCCAGGACCGCCCGGGGATTGTGGCCCGGATTTCCGGTTTGCTGGCCGACATGGGCTGCAATATCGAAGATGCCACGCAGACTATTTTGCATGGCCGGTTCGCCGGAATGTTCGTGACCCTGCCGGTTCAGGAGAGCCTGGACCGTGAAGGAATACTGCGCGCCCTGGAAGAAGGCTTTCAGGGGGAGGAGCTGACCTTTTGGGTTTCGTCCTTGGAAGAAGCAACCCCGACGAAGCCGGCCCAGGAGGCGACGGATCCGTTTGTTATCACCACCATCGGCCCGGACCAACTCGGGTTGGTCGCCGGCGTGACCGGGGTTCTGGCTCATTTCGGTGTGAACATCACGGCGTTGCGGGCCAATGTGCGAACCGAGGATGTATCTCAATGGGTGATGATCTATGAGGTGGACGTGCCAAAAGCACTGGACCGCCGCCGTTTCCGGGAAGCGCTCTACGGCAAGGCCCAGGAACTCGATCAGCGTCTCAGCCTGCAGCACCGCGATATTTTTGAAACTGTGCATCGGGTTTGA
- a CDS encoding DUF3368 domain-containing protein, translated as MGLSVTGTVGVLLVAKKKGLITSFSESMHQLQNTGFWISPKLMHKLLAVDCAG; from the coding sequence ATGGGGCTATCTGTTACAGGAACAGTCGGTGTGCTCCTGGTGGCCAAAAAGAAAGGCTTGATTACGTCATTCAGTGAATCCATGCACCAATTGCAAAATACGGGCTTTTGGATTTCTCCGAAATTGATGCACAAACTTTTGGCGGTTGACTGTGCGGGATAG
- the pruA gene encoding L-glutamate gamma-semialdehyde dehydrogenase, whose amino-acid sequence MHDVDFETRVVTRGRQFFGSIQGEAPSVFNKGFWTGKVMDWAMRNEDFKVQLFRFVDVLPYLNTSESLQRHIEEYFSGQGSGDIPAVLKWGAEKSGGGLFGSFAAKAMGKIIRSNIEGMARQFIIGQNTKEAIASLQKMRKDGFAFTVDLLGEATVSEPEAQAYMDGYMELLDALAKVQSSWKPLASPGGASPDLDWGHTPRLNVSIKPSALYSQAKAVDVEDTVQGILSRLRPIYAKVKELGGALCIDMESLKFKEATLELFKRLRAEPEFRDYPHLSIVLQSYLRCTDEDLRALIDWTTTQNLPIGIRLVKGAYWDQETIVAVQNGWPVPVWTKKPETDAAFERHARMILEQHKLIYFQCGSHNIRSIAMVMETAKDLGVAPERYEFQVLYGMAEPVRKGLKNVADRVRLYCPYGELLPGMAYLVRRLLENTANESFLKQSFADQADMDRLLENPLTTLERDNSGTVSPRPAMPGTSTGKPLNASGFKNMSLVDFTVPEARSAFPEAIAAVRGQKGKNWPLFIGGKDVPTQDLIASYNPADPDEILGQVCQAGREEVDQALDAARKALPGWRDTSPEERARFLFKAADVCRRRVFELSAWQVLEVGKQWDQAYNDVAEAVDFLEYYAREMIRLGVPRRMGNAPGEVNELFYQPKGIAAVIAPWNFPFAISMGMVSAAIVTGNPVIYKPSSLSSLVGYGLVEVFREIGLPQGVFNYCPGRSRVMGDYLVEHPDVSVIAFTGSVEVGLRIIEKAAKVHPGQDQCKRVIAEMGGKNAIIIDDDADLDEAVPQVLYSAFGFQGQKCSACSRVIVLDAIYERFMTRLREAALSVKIGPSEHPGNYMGPVVDLGQQKNVQAAIETASQEGRIVVQREVPEKGCFVPLTIVEGIRPEHRTAQEEIFGPVLAVMRAKDFTEALDMANNSRFALTGGVFSRSPKRLEQAKREFRVGNLYLNRNNTGALVYRQPFGGFKMSGVGSKAGGPDYLIQFLDPRVVTENTMRRGFAPIAGDDEWVG is encoded by the coding sequence ATGCACGATGTGGACTTTGAGACCCGGGTCGTCACCCGTGGCCGCCAGTTTTTCGGCTCCATTCAGGGAGAAGCTCCCAGCGTCTTCAACAAAGGATTCTGGACCGGTAAGGTCATGGATTGGGCCATGCGGAACGAGGATTTCAAGGTCCAGTTGTTCCGCTTCGTGGACGTCCTCCCCTATCTGAACACTTCCGAATCCCTGCAACGGCACATTGAAGAGTATTTTTCCGGGCAGGGCAGCGGGGACATCCCGGCAGTTCTGAAATGGGGTGCGGAAAAGTCCGGTGGAGGGTTGTTTGGCTCCTTCGCGGCCAAGGCCATGGGCAAAATTATCCGCTCCAACATTGAGGGCATGGCCCGGCAGTTCATCATCGGTCAGAATACCAAAGAGGCGATTGCCAGCCTGCAGAAGATGCGTAAAGACGGCTTCGCCTTCACCGTGGACCTGTTGGGCGAGGCTACGGTTAGCGAACCAGAGGCTCAAGCCTACATGGATGGGTACATGGAGCTGTTGGACGCCTTGGCCAAGGTCCAATCCTCCTGGAAGCCGCTTGCCTCCCCCGGCGGGGCCTCTCCGGATCTGGACTGGGGACATACGCCCCGGCTGAATGTCTCCATCAAGCCCTCGGCTCTTTACTCCCAGGCCAAGGCCGTGGACGTGGAGGACACGGTGCAAGGCATCCTCTCCCGGTTGCGGCCCATCTATGCCAAGGTCAAGGAACTGGGCGGCGCGCTGTGCATTGATATGGAATCCCTGAAGTTCAAGGAAGCCACCCTGGAGCTGTTCAAGCGGCTGCGTGCCGAGCCGGAGTTCCGGGACTATCCGCACCTGAGCATCGTGCTGCAATCCTACCTGCGCTGCACGGATGAGGATCTGCGAGCGTTGATCGACTGGACCACGACCCAGAATCTGCCCATCGGCATTCGCCTGGTCAAAGGCGCGTACTGGGACCAGGAAACCATCGTCGCGGTCCAGAACGGCTGGCCCGTGCCGGTCTGGACCAAAAAGCCGGAGACCGACGCGGCTTTTGAGCGCCATGCCCGGATGATCCTGGAGCAGCACAAGCTGATCTATTTCCAGTGCGGCTCCCACAACATCCGTTCCATTGCCATGGTCATGGAAACGGCCAAGGATCTTGGAGTCGCTCCGGAGCGCTATGAATTCCAGGTGCTCTACGGCATGGCCGAACCGGTGCGCAAAGGACTGAAGAACGTGGCTGACCGGGTCCGGCTCTACTGCCCCTACGGCGAGCTGTTGCCGGGCATGGCCTACCTGGTTCGCCGACTGTTGGAGAATACAGCCAACGAATCCTTCCTGAAGCAGAGCTTCGCGGATCAGGCGGACATGGACCGGCTTCTGGAAAATCCCCTCACAACCTTGGAACGGGACAACTCCGGGACCGTTTCGCCGCGGCCCGCCATGCCCGGTACATCCACGGGCAAGCCCCTGAATGCCTCCGGCTTCAAGAATATGTCCTTGGTGGATTTTACCGTGCCCGAGGCCAGGAGCGCTTTTCCGGAGGCCATCGCGGCGGTTCGTGGGCAAAAGGGCAAAAACTGGCCGCTGTTTATCGGCGGCAAGGATGTGCCGACGCAGGACCTGATTGCCTCCTACAACCCGGCCGATCCGGATGAGATCCTGGGACAGGTCTGTCAGGCGGGCAGGGAAGAGGTGGACCAGGCTTTGGATGCCGCCCGCAAGGCCTTGCCGGGCTGGCGGGATACGTCCCCCGAGGAGCGGGCCAGGTTCCTTTTCAAGGCCGCGGACGTTTGCCGCCGCAGGGTTTTTGAGCTGTCCGCCTGGCAGGTGCTGGAGGTGGGCAAGCAATGGGACCAAGCCTATAACGACGTGGCCGAGGCCGTGGACTTTTTGGAATATTACGCCAGAGAAATGATCCGCCTGGGGGTCCCGCGCAGAATGGGCAACGCTCCGGGCGAGGTCAACGAGCTGTTTTATCAACCCAAAGGCATCGCCGCGGTCATCGCGCCCTGGAACTTCCCTTTTGCCATTTCCATGGGCATGGTTTCCGCGGCCATCGTCACCGGCAATCCGGTGATCTACAAACCCTCTTCCCTGTCCTCCCTGGTGGGCTATGGCCTGGTGGAGGTGTTCCGGGAGATCGGCCTGCCGCAGGGCGTCTTCAACTATTGCCCGGGCCGCAGCCGGGTGATGGGCGACTATCTGGTGGAACACCCTGACGTCAGTGTGATCGCCTTCACCGGTTCCGTGGAGGTGGGGCTGCGGATCATCGAAAAGGCGGCCAAGGTCCATCCGGGCCAGGACCAGTGCAAGCGGGTTATCGCCGAAATGGGCGGCAAGAACGCCATCATCATCGACGACGACGCGGATCTGGACGAGGCCGTGCCCCAGGTGCTTTACTCGGCCTTCGGCTTCCAGGGCCAGAAATGCTCGGCCTGTTCCCGGGTCATCGTCCTGGACGCCATCTATGAACGGTTCATGACCCGGCTGCGCGAGGCGGCCCTGTCCGTGAAGATCGGCCCCAGCGAGCACCCCGGCAACTACATGGGGCCGGTGGTGGACCTGGGCCAGCAGAAAAATGTGCAAGCGGCCATCGAAACGGCCAGCCAGGAGGGTCGGATCGTGGTCCAGCGCGAGGTGCCGGAAAAGGGCTGCTTCGTGCCCCTAACCATTGTCGAGGGCATCCGGCCCGAGCACCGCACGGCCCAGGAGGAAATCTTCGGACCGGTGCTGGCCGTGATGCGGGCCAAGGACTTCACCGAGGCCCTGGACATGGCCAACAACTCCCGCTTCGCCCTGACCGGCGGCGTGTTTTCCCGCAGCCCGAAGCGTCTGGAGCAGGCCAAGCGCGAATTCCGCGTGGGCAACCTGTACTTGAACCGGAACAACACCGGCGCCCTGGTCTATCGCCAACCCTTCGGCGGCTTCAAGATGTCCGGCGTGGGCTCCAAGGCCGGTGGGCCTGACTATCTGATCCAGTTTCTGGATCCGCGAGTGGTCACCGAAAACACCATGCGCCGCGGCTTTGCCCCCATTGCCGGCGATGACGAGTGGGTGGGTTAG